TGGAGCAAGACAGGAATGCCTAAAATTTCTAACGAGCCGACAATTGCCCCCAATTGAGAACTGTTAAAGTCAGGTAAGAACAGGCTTCCATTCCCTTGCTGCATTAGTTGACGAACAGCTTTGGTGTCGCGATCTGCTAGGTAAGGACGACCAATCGTCAGAAAATAATGGAGTCTAATTTTTTGATACCAGCCTCGATCGTCTAGAGATACTAACTCTGGCGTAATTGGTAGATGATAACGCTGCTGAAGCTCATATTTGCGGAGTTGACGGCGATCGCCTAATGATTTAATTAGCTGTTTTTTTAAGTACCGATACTGTGACTCATCTAAACTAGGCGCACAGGCGATCGCGGCACATTCTGCCAGATAGTTTTGGCTACTAATTTCCGTGATTGCAGCCACGAGGGAATTATCCGTAGTTGATTTAGTCGGGACTTCAGGTTGATACTTAGCAGCATCAATAATCTGATGTCCTTCGGCTTTTAATCCCGCTACAATCGAGTTGCGATAGTTAACTGCTCCCGCATTGTATCTAACCGCCATTTTTGCCCAGCACAACAGAGATTCGGCTTGAAAACCAGTATCTAAATCGTCTAAATAGGCAAAGTCGGACTGCTGTAATAAACGGATGTTTAACTGAGTAAAGCGCTGATTGGAGCTAAGTAAGGCGGGAATGGAAGTTGAACCATTACCAATTTTGTTATAGCTATAATTAGCACACCACAGATGACGAGGGACATTCTGACGTATTCTTGCCAAGGTTTGGCGCACGGCGTTTTCGGCTTGAATTCCTTGAGCGATCGCCCAGACCGAAGTAAAGTGCTTTAGTTCAATGGAGATACCTGTTTCAATCGAGGGACTGGCGAGAACAATATCATATTGACTGAGAACCTGCTCTAAGTTGGAGATGCAGTTGTAGGCTGGATGTTGATGATCCGTAAGGGATTGGGAATCAATTCTCAAAATTTTGCGTTCGGGAAATTGCTGTTTTAAATAGGCTTCAAGGTTTTGTGTTCCCCATTTACTGGTGAGCTTCTGCGCCGATAAACAAATAAACGGCTTTCCCCCTTGCTTAATATCTGCTTCTAAATTGTTAACCAGTTTTTTAGGCGTTTTACCCTGGTAGTTATATACTTGCCATGACTGGGTACGATCGCTTTGCCAAGTATTGTGGACGATACAGGGTTTGAGATCTAGTCCTGATAAAGAAATTAGATAATCTAGCGCAATATCACTGAGATCCGCATCGGCTATATATAGCTGTCCTTGGTTACCCAAGACATTCTGCATCAAGGTTTTAAAGCACTTGAGGATTTCTACCCGACGATCTTTACAGGTACTAGAATTAAGCGCGTGCCAGAGTACTTGTTCCACTTCGTCAATAATTACCAAACTGTCGTGCCACTCATTTGGGTCAAACTGCGCCTGAGATAGACCATGTAGAGAATCAATACACAAACCATAACCCAGATTAGATCGATCACAGCGATCGCTCACTTCGGTAATATAGTTCAAACCA
The sequence above is a segment of the Pleurocapsa minor HA4230-MV1 genome. Coding sequences within it:
- a CDS encoding DUF3854 domain-containing protein yields the protein MDYLREWQASGVDEELTNLNVVDLQGTSPAQYLLYSNSIPRRNDGRISEGFLQRYAHTDAGGWWCSGIDVLNGDEDIWGCFKPNQPLNRDNKVIKYEHPPKAATGLFALKVTLNLWHQIADRAGIKIDSAAINEQSADLGFWQWLIDHPEVPLCITEGAKKAGALLSAGYGTVALPGINNGYRTPKDDQGKRIGKSHLIPQLAKLAASGREIYLVFDRDVKPTAVNAVNAAIKKTGYLFQKAGCQVKVVTWDSALGKGVDDLIASQGQACFTQAYDDALDLESWKAKSWTKLTYPAEIQLNSRYLPELKISPQTKLVGIKSPKGTGKTQSLVKVVEQAIAKSQKVLVIGHRVQLVKELCQRFGLNYITEVSDRCDRSNLGYGLCIDSLHGLSQAQFDPNEWHDSLVIIDEVEQVLWHALNSSTCKDRRVEILKCFKTLMQNVLGNQGQLYIADADLSDIALDYLISLSGLDLKPCIVHNTWQSDRTQSWQVYNYQGKTPKKLVNNLEADIKQGGKPFICLSAQKLTSKWGTQNLEAYLKQQFPERKILRIDSQSLTDHQHPAYNCISNLEQVLSQYDIVLASPSIETGISIELKHFTSVWAIAQGIQAENAVRQTLARIRQNVPRHLWCANYSYNKIGNGSTSIPALLSSNQRFTQLNIRLLQQSDFAYLDDLDTGFQAESLLCWAKMAVRYNAGAVNYRNSIVAGLKAEGHQIIDAAKYQPEVPTKSTTDNSLVAAITEISSQNYLAECAAIACAPSLDESQYRYLKKQLIKSLGDRRQLRKYELQQRYHLPITPELVSLDDRGWYQKIRLHYFLTIGRPYLADRDTKAVRQLMQQGNGSLFLPDFNSSQLGAIVGSLEILGIPVLLQQQARELRNADADLQSLAAIALSNRREIKTMLNLTLAKNYSPITIISRLLAKIGCKIKCLRYESQNQKRVRIYQILAPEDRREQVFTQWLNIDRQRPGNSLFWSGDRHVSSQNKIAAQNTDDNYLQLSLDV